Proteins encoded within one genomic window of Rhododendron vialii isolate Sample 1 chromosome 1a, ASM3025357v1:
- the LOC131328423 gene encoding ATP synthase subunit alpha, mitochondrial-like, with translation MGSRHQDKFKFSMCKPIWFYVDILVDSAYVDEISRVVSIGNGIARVYGLNEIQADKMVKFASGVKGIALKLENENVGIVVFGSDTDVKEGDLVKRTRPIVDVPVGKAMLGKKHSRILTIVYRNARSKWVLPAVDPKSAEKPCPKKLK, from the exons ATGGGATCTAGGCATCAAGATAAATTCAAGTTTAGCATGTGCAAACCTATTTGGTTCTATGTGGACATATTGGTTGATTCTGCTTATG TGGATGAGATCAGTCGAGTGGTCTCCATTGGAAATGGGATTGCACGTGTTTATGGATTGAACGAGATTCAAGCagacaaaatggtgaaatttGCCAGCGGAGTGAAAGGAATAGCGTTGAAACTTGAGAATGAGAATGTAGGGATTGTTGTCTTTGGTAGTGATACTGATGTTAAAGAAGGAGATCTTGTCAAGCGCACTAGACCTATTGTTGATGTTCCTGTGGGAAAGGCTATGCTAGG TAAGAAACATTCACGAATTTTAACCATTGTTTATCGAAATGCACGATCAAAATGGGTGCTTCCTGCAGTCGATCCAAAGAGTGCAGAGAAGCCCTGTCCTAAAAAGTTGAAGTAG
- the LOC131328415 gene encoding replication protein A 32 kDa subunit A-like, with amino-acid sequence MLKIEGVTFGDQKRERPVTNFDELTFHFVECTHFQVQNSRTKQRDATTQSHSMTPSTNTASRDGSNGYQSTPPNHFSGQFSVKGLKGFDQMVLDNLQQPSNFGREKGVHRDELSQKLKLPMGKIIESIRILEEEGLLYKQDISGLYQNLFPSTGMHSCYARRST; translated from the exons GCCCGTGACAAACTTCGATGAGCTTACCTTCCACTTCGTCGAGTGTACACATTTCCAAGTGCAAAATTCCAGAACAAAG CAACGAGATGCCACAACTCAGTCTCATTCTATGACTCCATCTACAAACACAGCTTCGAGGGATGGATCAAATGGATATCAGTCAACACCACCAAATCAT TTCTCTGGGCAATTTAGTGTAAAGGGACTGAAGGGATTTGATCAAATGGTGCTTGATAATCTGCAGCAACCTTCGAACTT TGGACGGGAAAAAGGGGTACATAGGGATGAACTATCCCAGAAGCTAAAACTTCCTATGGGCAAGAtcat TGAATCTATCAGAATACTTGAAGAAGAAGGGTTGTTATACAAACAAGACATATCAGGTCTATATCAAAACTTGTTCCCTTCAACGGGCATGCATTCGTGCTATGCACGAAGGAGCACCTAG